Proteins encoded within one genomic window of Nitrospinaceae bacterium:
- a CDS encoding protein translocase subunit SecA, translating to MVLNLIQKLVGTRNDRELKRIQEYVGLTNDLEDQVKVLTDDQLKAKTPEFKERIEQGTLLEEILPEAFAVVREASQRTLGMRHFDVQLIGGVVLHEGKIAEMKTGEGKTLMATLPIYLNALTGKGVHVVTVNDYLATRDCEWMGAIYKFLGLSVGTIYHDMPEEERKQAYESDVTYGTNNEFGFDYLRDNMKFSEEQFVQRPLNFAIVDEVDSILIDESRTPLIISGPAEESTDKYYGVNEIIPKLKKEKHFQVDEKSRSATLTEDGIARLEELLNVENLYDPGNIETLHCAQQALKAHAVFKNEVDYVVKEGQVVIIDEFTGRMMTGRRYSDGLHQALEAKEGVKIENENQTLASITFQNYFRMYEKLAGMTGTADTEATEFGSIYKLEVVVVPTNQPMIREDYPDVIYRTEPEKFEAVIEEIKELNQEGRPVLVGTISIERSERLSRFLKKYGIKHSVLNAKHHEQEAEIIAQAGQMGAVTIATNMAGRGTDIVLGEGVPELGGLHILGTERHESRRIDNQLRGRSGRQGDKGSSRFYLSLEDDLLRIFGSDRVSGLMAKLGMEEGQPIEHNMVSKAVANAQKKVEAHNFDIRKHLLEYDDVMNRQREVFYALRRDIITGDNQNEILLEMTEELTDTILEDIAPEKIYPEEWDIVALNEILERQFSVKIEKISDEELEINGKDRLSLEHCNREKLHDAIVKSVTETYNQKIEGIEPGVMRHFEKSIMLQIVDNLWKDHLLGMDHLKEGIGLRGYAQKNPLTEYKKEGFQMFQYMMNRIQEEVTEYLFKIRIQKETEIPAEQSMNRPQKVTEHRGTSSEESKPETVRREEKKVGRNDPCPCGSGKKYKKCHGT from the coding sequence ATGGTTTTAAATCTAATTCAAAAATTGGTCGGAACAAGAAATGACCGGGAGTTGAAACGGATCCAGGAATATGTGGGTCTGACCAACGATTTGGAGGATCAGGTCAAGGTTTTGACCGACGATCAGTTAAAAGCCAAAACGCCGGAGTTTAAAGAGAGAATCGAGCAGGGAACCTTGCTTGAGGAAATTCTTCCTGAAGCGTTTGCGGTGGTTCGGGAGGCCAGCCAGCGGACTCTGGGGATGCGGCATTTTGATGTTCAGCTGATTGGAGGCGTGGTCCTTCACGAAGGAAAAATTGCCGAGATGAAAACCGGTGAAGGTAAGACGCTGATGGCGACGCTTCCTATCTATTTAAATGCACTTACGGGCAAAGGGGTTCATGTGGTCACCGTGAACGATTATCTCGCTACGCGCGACTGCGAATGGATGGGGGCCATTTACAAATTTCTCGGTCTATCTGTGGGGACCATTTACCACGACATGCCGGAGGAAGAACGCAAGCAGGCGTATGAGTCGGACGTGACCTACGGGACCAACAACGAGTTCGGTTTCGATTATCTTCGCGACAATATGAAGTTTTCCGAGGAACAGTTTGTCCAGCGGCCCCTCAATTTTGCCATTGTCGATGAGGTGGACAGCATATTGATCGATGAGTCCCGAACGCCTTTGATCATTTCCGGTCCGGCGGAAGAATCCACCGACAAGTATTACGGGGTGAACGAGATCATCCCAAAATTGAAAAAGGAAAAGCATTTTCAGGTCGATGAAAAAAGCCGTTCCGCCACTCTGACGGAAGATGGAATTGCTCGTTTGGAAGAGTTGCTGAACGTTGAAAACCTGTATGACCCTGGAAATATAGAAACCCTGCATTGCGCCCAGCAAGCCTTGAAAGCCCATGCGGTTTTTAAGAACGAGGTCGATTACGTGGTCAAGGAAGGGCAGGTGGTGATCATCGATGAGTTCACCGGGCGTATGATGACGGGACGGCGCTACAGCGATGGGCTGCATCAGGCGCTTGAGGCTAAAGAAGGCGTGAAAATTGAGAATGAAAACCAGACCCTGGCCAGCATCACCTTTCAGAATTATTTCCGCATGTATGAAAAACTGGCGGGCATGACCGGAACGGCGGATACGGAAGCCACGGAATTCGGTTCCATTTACAAACTTGAAGTGGTCGTGGTTCCGACCAACCAGCCGATGATTCGGGAAGATTACCCCGATGTCATTTACCGCACGGAGCCGGAAAAGTTTGAGGCAGTCATTGAAGAAATCAAGGAATTGAATCAGGAGGGAAGGCCGGTTCTGGTGGGCACGATTTCTATCGAGCGATCGGAACGGCTGAGCCGGTTTCTGAAAAAATACGGCATCAAACACAGCGTTCTCAATGCCAAGCATCATGAGCAGGAAGCGGAGATCATCGCCCAGGCCGGTCAAATGGGGGCGGTGACCATTGCCACCAACATGGCGGGCCGGGGAACGGATATCGTTCTGGGCGAGGGCGTGCCTGAGCTTGGAGGGTTGCATATCCTGGGCACGGAGCGTCACGAAAGCCGGCGCATCGACAACCAGCTTCGCGGCCGGTCGGGAAGGCAGGGGGATAAAGGATCCTCCCGGTTTTATTTATCGCTTGAAGACGATCTGCTCCGCATATTCGGGTCCGACCGGGTGTCCGGGTTGATGGCCAAACTGGGCATGGAAGAGGGACAGCCCATCGAACACAATATGGTCAGTAAAGCCGTGGCCAACGCTCAAAAAAAGGTGGAAGCCCACAACTTTGATATTCGCAAACACCTCCTGGAGTACGACGACGTGATGAACCGGCAACGTGAGGTGTTTTACGCGTTGCGCCGGGATATCATCACCGGAGACAATCAAAATGAAATCCTGCTGGAAATGACCGAGGAGTTGACGGACACCATTCTCGAGGACATCGCTCCTGAAAAGATTTATCCGGAAGAATGGGATATTGTTGCGCTCAATGAAATTCTGGAGCGGCAGTTTTCAGTCAAGATAGAAAAAATCAGCGACGAGGAGCTGGAAATCAACGGCAAGGATCGCCTCTCCCTGGAACATTGCAACCGCGAAAAGCTTCACGATGCGATCGTGAAAAGCGTGACCGAAACCTACAATCAAAAGATTGAAGGGATTGAACCTGGGGTCATGCGGCACTTTGAAAAGTCGATCATGCTGCAAATAGTGGACAATCTCTGGAAAGACCATCTGCTCGGCATGGACCATCTGAAGGAAGGCATCGGACTTCGAGGATACGCGCAAAAGAACCCTTTGACGGAGTATAAAAAAGAAGGGTTCCAGATGTTCCAGTACATGATGAACCGCATTCAGGAAGAGGTCACGGAATACCTTTTTAAAATCCGCATTCAGAAGGAAACCGAGATACCGGCTGAGCAAAGCATGAACCGTCCACAGAAAGTGACGGAGCACAGAGGAACCAGTTCGGAAGAATCAAAACCTGAAACCGTCCGCAGGGAGGAAAAGAAGGTGGGAAGAAACGATCCCTGTCCTTGCGGAAGCGGAAAAAAATATAAAAAATGCCACGGAACCTGA
- a CDS encoding amino acid-binding protein, translating into MDNWYMLTLVGKDRPGIVARLSTALCRGGCNLGDSSMARLGNNFTIMLMVQFEKTAQDLEKIVAPVAKELDLHSHVDPIEGGEHFLIQPNVRISVYCSDRPGIMEEVTSALTEAGLNILNLDSNIGIEKDKPTYYIHIEGVASDGIDPLYEALEVLSQERKMQTQLIPIDTLLG; encoded by the coding sequence GTGGACAATTGGTACATGCTCACTCTGGTGGGAAAAGATCGACCGGGCATCGTCGCCCGTCTGAGCACCGCTCTGTGCCGGGGCGGATGCAACCTCGGCGACTCATCCATGGCCCGCCTGGGAAATAATTTCACCATCATGTTGATGGTCCAGTTTGAGAAAACCGCCCAGGACCTGGAAAAAATTGTGGCTCCTGTAGCAAAGGAACTCGACCTGCACAGTCATGTGGACCCCATCGAAGGGGGAGAGCATTTTCTAATCCAGCCGAACGTCCGTATTAGCGTTTATTGTTCGGACCGGCCCGGGATCATGGAGGAAGTCACCTCCGCTTTGACGGAAGCCGGGCTGAACATCCTCAATCTCGATTCCAATATCGGGATCGAAAAAGACAAGCCCACTTATTATATTCATATAGAAGGCGTCGCCTCGGACGGCATCGACCCTCTTTATGAAGCGCTGGAAGTCCTCTCCCAGGAAAGAAAAATGCAAACGCAATTGATTCCAATCGATACGCTTCTTGGCTGA
- a CDS encoding membrane protein, with product MDVINNFFILVALVMLSGFFSGAETALISLRPAQIRNMVNAGRKGAGLVERIKANPQKLLITILIGNNVVNIGASVLATVMATELLGHGVIPLVTGVLTLVILVFGEIIPKTFCYKNAETFSLIAAFPLFILEKILFPLIWLMGKLITWINRVLGIEHKKENVVFEEELRTMVDLSAEEGALEISDAEMIDRAMEFGDTLVQQVMTPRAQICGIEENQTIRQTLETMINQGLHSRLPVYRKTLDNPVGVVTIREMIRLYIAPNTIDRQLKDLKLSSPIVVPVTQSIKELYNELRVKRTHLALALDEHGSVVGLITMEDIVEEVMGEIQDETDSEELQRITRRGENSWSASGNVELQEFVKTTGIWLGEEGVEKTEEEKRKSLSLLFLEKYQRMPRLGKTVSINNCNLIVESIDRHKISKIRIDLQVNN from the coding sequence ATGGACGTAATTAATAATTTTTTCATTCTGGTTGCACTTGTGATGCTGTCCGGATTTTTTTCAGGCGCCGAGACCGCCTTAATTTCTCTGCGTCCGGCACAAATCCGGAATATGGTTAACGCAGGACGAAAAGGCGCTGGCCTGGTTGAGCGCATCAAAGCCAACCCGCAGAAATTGTTAATCACGATCTTGATCGGAAACAACGTGGTCAACATTGGAGCCTCCGTACTGGCCACGGTGATGGCTACGGAACTGCTCGGTCATGGGGTGATACCCTTGGTGACGGGGGTCCTGACTTTAGTCATTCTGGTTTTTGGCGAAATCATCCCTAAAACCTTTTGTTACAAAAACGCGGAAACTTTTTCTCTGATAGCAGCGTTCCCGCTTTTTATTCTGGAAAAAATTCTCTTTCCCCTGATCTGGCTCATGGGAAAATTGATCACTTGGATTAACAGAGTTTTGGGTATCGAGCACAAAAAGGAAAATGTGGTTTTTGAGGAAGAACTGCGGACGATGGTGGATTTGAGCGCAGAAGAGGGGGCCTTGGAAATTTCCGACGCGGAGATGATCGACCGTGCCATGGAATTTGGGGATACCCTGGTTCAACAAGTGATGACCCCACGAGCCCAAATCTGTGGTATCGAGGAAAACCAGACCATCCGGCAAACTCTGGAGACCATGATCAATCAGGGTCTTCATTCCCGGTTGCCGGTCTATCGCAAAACCCTGGATAACCCGGTAGGCGTGGTTACCATACGTGAAATGATCCGGCTGTATATCGCCCCGAATACAATCGACAGACAACTGAAGGACTTAAAACTGTCCTCCCCGATAGTGGTGCCGGTCACACAGTCGATCAAAGAACTTTATAATGAACTCCGGGTTAAAAGAACGCACCTGGCTCTGGCGTTGGATGAACACGGTTCTGTGGTGGGTCTCATCACCATGGAGGATATTGTGGAAGAGGTAATGGGTGAGATCCAAGACGAAACCGATTCCGAGGAATTACAGCGTATCACCCGGCGCGGAGAAAACTCATGGTCTGCCAGCGGAAATGTGGAACTACAGGAATTTGTGAAAACGACAGGAATCTGGCTGGGTGAGGAAGGGGTTGAAAAAACGGAAGAGGAGAAAAGAAAATCACTCAGTTTGTTATTTTTGGAAAAATATCAAAGAATGCCAAGGTTGGGGAAAACGGTTTCAATTAACAACTGTAACTTAATTGTGGAAAGCATTGACCGTCATAAAATCAGTAAAATTCGAATTGATTTACAAGTGAATAATTGA
- a CDS encoding peptidase M24 — MKKDDITLMVFPGSSGSPKKFSLPSKLVRTGLIVLIVLLVGFTGSSIYFTKKYIQLVGEQEEVAELRRESKINKIQVDKLGQQVKEFSTEMSRLERFANKLRVITDIGESPAPAEKDWGVGGPYGLSSQSFSTSLQREAVSMVERLAVNLDQLDQQAKVQAVSFQQLDEFFKNQKSFLSSTPSIWPTRGWVTSGFGLRKSPFTGLKEKHEGWDIGARMGSPIRASADGVVVIAGREAGYGKMLEVDHGYGITTRYGHNSKNLVKVGDRVKRGDKIGLIGSTGRSTGPHLHYEVRLNGVPVNPKNYILED; from the coding sequence GTGAAAAAAGATGATATTACCCTGATGGTGTTTCCGGGGTCGTCGGGGTCTCCAAAAAAATTCAGTTTGCCCAGTAAATTAGTCCGTACGGGGCTCATTGTATTGATTGTCCTTTTGGTTGGTTTTACCGGGTCCTCCATCTATTTCACCAAAAAATATATCCAGCTGGTTGGCGAACAGGAAGAAGTTGCCGAGCTGAGGCGGGAATCCAAAATCAATAAAATCCAAGTTGACAAGTTGGGCCAGCAGGTCAAGGAATTTTCTACCGAGATGTCGCGGCTGGAACGGTTTGCCAATAAATTAAGAGTGATCACCGATATTGGCGAATCCCCTGCACCGGCTGAAAAGGACTGGGGAGTCGGCGGTCCTTACGGATTGAGTTCGCAAAGTTTTTCGACGTCTCTACAGCGGGAAGCGGTTTCCATGGTAGAGCGTCTGGCCGTAAATCTGGATCAACTGGATCAACAAGCCAAGGTGCAGGCGGTCAGCTTTCAACAGCTCGACGAATTTTTTAAGAACCAGAAATCTTTCTTGTCATCCACCCCCTCCATTTGGCCCACCAGAGGCTGGGTGACCTCCGGATTTGGCTTGCGAAAATCCCCCTTCACTGGATTAAAAGAAAAACACGAAGGGTGGGATATCGGCGCACGGATGGGATCTCCGATTCGAGCTTCCGCGGATGGCGTGGTTGTGATCGCAGGAAGGGAAGCGGGATACGGTAAAATGCTGGAAGTCGATCATGGATATGGAATCACCACCCGATACGGCCATAATTCGAAAAACCTTGTTAAAGTTGGAGATCGCGTGAAGCGCGGCGACAAGATCGGCTTGATTGGAAGCACCGGACGAAGCACCGGTCCCCATCTCCATTACGAGGTCCGTCTGAACGGCGTTCCCGTGAATCCCAAGAACTACATTTTAGAAGATTGA
- a CDS encoding gliding motility protein GldE has product MDDAGAGLLWSGLEILEDTIFSRSFLLLVLILFSAFFSACEAAFFSLNPLQLTEMKEKKGRSGSLVHSLLAKPRELLITIYIGNELVNIGISVVITSIAITLFGNMGVGIAIGVGTFILLIFGEIVPKTMSIKLAQSYALLAAYPLKLFYKIVHPPQQILTRLAEKFVNAIGISALSKKEPTITDEEFHTMVQMGVGEGVIESEEREMIHNIIKFSDTTVSEIMTPKIDMVTLNTDDSLDEIIPKIMENFYSRVPVYDEAQENIIGILLTKHLNRIKHLPKEKVNIKSMLHPTLSVPKSKKIKEMLADFKKLKRHMAIVLDEYGSVAGLVTLEDILEELVGEIDSEMRSDQTPVIKIDKENYKLMGVYSLHDFNVYFKSDLPEDQYNTIGGLVFGLFGRIPRSGEAATQGNFKFRVEKMKGPRILRLHLTLLHTGVSNGENGKNNRKAAD; this is encoded by the coding sequence ATGGACGATGCTGGCGCGGGCCTTTTGTGGAGTGGATTAGAAATTTTGGAAGACACAATATTTTCCCGATCCTTTCTTCTCCTGGTGCTCATTCTTTTCTCGGCTTTTTTTTCCGCCTGTGAAGCCGCATTTTTTTCCCTCAACCCGCTGCAGTTGACGGAGATGAAAGAAAAGAAAGGCCGCTCCGGTTCCCTGGTCCACTCTTTACTTGCCAAACCCCGCGAACTTCTCATCACCATTTACATTGGCAATGAGCTGGTCAATATAGGCATTTCCGTCGTCATCACTTCCATTGCCATCACTCTGTTCGGCAATATGGGAGTGGGCATCGCGATCGGCGTAGGAACTTTTATTTTACTGATCTTCGGGGAAATCGTCCCCAAAACCATGTCGATCAAGCTGGCTCAGTCCTATGCCTTGCTCGCCGCCTACCCTCTCAAACTGTTTTACAAAATCGTTCATCCGCCTCAACAGATTTTGACCCGCCTTGCGGAAAAATTTGTCAACGCCATCGGCATTTCCGCTCTTTCCAAAAAGGAACCCACCATCACCGACGAGGAGTTCCACACCATGGTGCAAATGGGGGTCGGGGAAGGGGTGATTGAAAGTGAAGAAAGGGAGATGATTCACAATATCATCAAATTCAGCGACACCACGGTGAGTGAAATCATGACCCCTAAAATAGACATGGTCACTCTCAACACCGATGACAGTCTGGATGAAATCATTCCCAAGATCATGGAAAATTTTTATTCCCGGGTCCCGGTCTACGACGAGGCTCAGGAAAACATCATCGGCATTTTATTGACCAAGCACTTAAACCGGATCAAGCATTTACCCAAAGAAAAGGTCAACATCAAGAGCATGCTTCACCCTACCCTTTCCGTTCCCAAATCGAAAAAAATCAAGGAAATGCTCGCCGATTTCAAAAAATTGAAACGGCACATGGCCATCGTCCTCGATGAATACGGAAGCGTCGCCGGCCTTGTGACCCTGGAAGATATTCTTGAGGAACTGGTGGGCGAAATAGACAGTGAAATGCGTAGCGACCAGACACCCGTCATCAAGATTGACAAAGAAAATTACAAGCTCATGGGCGTCTACAGCCTGCATGATTTCAACGTATATTTTAAATCCGACCTGCCTGAGGACCAATACAATACCATCGGCGGGTTGGTTTTCGGATTGTTTGGCCGCATTCCCCGGTCGGGAGAAGCGGCGACCCAGGGAAATTTCAAGTTCCGGGTGGAAAAAATGAAAGGCCCCCGAATCTTGCGCCTTCACCTGACTCTTCTACATACCGGCGTTTCTAACGGGGAAAACGGCAAAAACAACCGGAAAGCGGCTGACTGA
- a CDS encoding molecular chaperone DjlA: protein MSWLWGAGLGFLRGGPLGAVIGGTAQHLLAKKYLKKNNAGLPGVGDQALFVTCLAMVLTKTGMAGGSLSPEQIQVIHKFFKKNFQYGPEELKFIDKVIAETRRLNPDLGPFVEQYKKASNNHYNFLLLALSYQVALIGGLLTEETQKLIDQLAQGLGLSYQDHDRIRQRYSLGQTRNPYTILGVDYSANSEEIKKAYRNKAGQYHPDRVAHLGEREGEEAHMRFLEIQEAFEELEKTGGV, encoded by the coding sequence ATGTCGTGGTTATGGGGCGCAGGGTTGGGTTTTTTACGGGGAGGCCCGCTGGGGGCTGTCATCGGAGGTACCGCCCAACACCTTCTGGCTAAAAAATATTTAAAGAAAAACAACGCCGGTTTACCGGGTGTGGGCGATCAGGCGCTCTTTGTGACCTGCCTGGCGATGGTCCTGACTAAAACCGGCATGGCAGGCGGATCGTTGTCTCCAGAGCAAATTCAGGTCATTCACAAGTTTTTTAAAAAAAACTTTCAGTATGGACCGGAGGAATTGAAATTCATCGACAAAGTGATTGCCGAGACCCGGCGCTTGAACCCGGACCTGGGTCCCTTTGTGGAGCAGTATAAAAAGGCTTCAAACAACCATTATAATTTTCTTTTGCTGGCCTTATCCTACCAGGTTGCCTTGATTGGAGGTCTTCTCACAGAAGAGACACAAAAGCTCATCGACCAATTGGCCCAGGGCCTCGGTTTGTCCTATCAGGATCACGACCGGATTCGGCAAAGGTATTCCCTGGGGCAAACGCGAAATCCATACACCATATTGGGTGTCGACTATTCCGCCAATTCCGAGGAAATCAAAAAAGCCTACCGCAATAAAGCCGGGCAATATCATCCGGATCGTGTGGCCCATCTCGGTGAGCGGGAAGGGGAAGAAGCGCACATGCGGTTTCTGGAGATCCAGGAGGCTTTTGAGGAGCTGGAAAAAACCGGCGGGGTGTGA
- a CDS encoding stress responsive protein → MVKHIVMFRLTEKTPENMKLVIDALNGMQGKIETLRFLEVGQDFSGSERSYDVVLTTHFDDREGLKTYATHKNHLPVIEKMRALCSGSVVVDYETS, encoded by the coding sequence ATGGTCAAACACATCGTCATGTTCCGGTTGACAGAAAAAACCCCTGAAAACATGAAATTGGTGATCGATGCCTTGAATGGCATGCAGGGAAAAATCGAAACTCTGCGTTTTCTGGAAGTGGGGCAGGATTTTTCCGGATCGGAGAGAAGTTACGATGTGGTGTTGACCACTCATTTTGACGACAGGGAGGGTCTGAAAACCTACGCCACCCACAAGAACCATCTTCCGGTGATTGAAAAAATGCGCGCCCTTTGCTCAGGCTCGGTGGTCGTCGACTACGAAACGAGTTGA
- a CDS encoding membrane protein, with translation MDFITTLIIVLVALLFEAFFSGSEIGMIAVNRIRMKQKADEGNSAAVKTLALLESPEKLFSTTSLGTNLAMVTSSAVVTAFLVAQFGHAGEWMAVLILTPVVLFFGEIVPKMIFQNRPNSSMLIMVKPLNFFCNLFSPVVNFFTHTSSFLINKLIGQGETTEKTLSRDQIRQVLSVDSQAVGLDQAERKMIHKIFNFGEISVEQCMVPLIRITAIDDTATLNEALEAANESGFSRLPVFHERMYNLIGIINTFDLIDKPADESPISELVRPAYYVPPNKKIGDLLRELQQRGLHMAIVVDEHGGCVGIVTIEDLLEEIVGEIEDEYDKPGKGYEHYADGGYLIEADMEVNVINDTLNMNLPTGDYETLAGLAIHHLEKVPNSGEQVEVSGYRLTIKEASKRKIQSIIVRKLAESSDT, from the coding sequence ATGGATTTCATCACCACATTGATCATTGTGCTCGTGGCCCTGCTCTTTGAAGCCTTCTTTTCCGGCTCAGAAATCGGCATGATTGCGGTCAACCGCATCCGCATGAAGCAAAAAGCCGATGAAGGCAACTCCGCCGCAGTAAAAACCCTGGCTTTGCTTGAGTCCCCTGAAAAACTGTTTTCCACAACTTCGCTGGGAACCAACCTGGCGATGGTCACCAGTTCCGCGGTGGTCACGGCTTTTCTGGTTGCGCAGTTTGGTCACGCAGGAGAATGGATGGCGGTTCTCATACTCACCCCTGTGGTTCTATTTTTTGGAGAAATCGTCCCCAAGATGATATTTCAGAACCGGCCCAATTCCAGCATGCTGATCATGGTCAAGCCGCTGAATTTCTTTTGCAATTTGTTTTCGCCGGTCGTCAATTTTTTTACCCACACCTCGTCCTTCCTGATAAACAAATTGATCGGACAAGGAGAAACCACCGAAAAAACCTTGAGCCGCGATCAGATCCGCCAGGTATTGAGCGTGGATTCGCAAGCCGTCGGACTCGACCAGGCGGAACGGAAGATGATTCACAAAATTTTCAACTTCGGAGAGATCAGCGTCGAGCAGTGCATGGTTCCGCTCATCCGTATCACCGCCATCGATGATACCGCGACCCTGAATGAAGCCCTGGAAGCCGCCAACGAATCGGGATTTTCCCGGCTTCCCGTATTTCATGAAAGAATGTACAACCTCATTGGAATTATAAACACCTTCGATCTCATCGATAAACCTGCCGACGAGTCTCCCATTTCCGAGCTGGTGCGCCCGGCCTATTACGTTCCCCCCAATAAAAAAATCGGCGATCTGCTGCGCGAACTTCAGCAGAGGGGATTGCATATGGCCATCGTCGTTGACGAACACGGGGGATGCGTCGGAATCGTGACCATTGAGGATCTTCTCGAGGAAATCGTCGGAGAAATCGAGGATGAATACGATAAGCCGGGAAAAGGCTACGAACATTATGCCGATGGCGGTTACCTGATTGAGGCGGACATGGAAGTCAACGTCATCAACGACACGCTGAATATGAACCTGCCGACGGGAGATTATGAAACCCTGGCGGGGCTGGCCATCCACCATCTTGAAAAAGTTCCAAATTCGGGAGAACAGGTGGAAGTCAGTGGCTACCGCCTCACTATCAAAGAAGCGAGCAAACGTAAAATTCAATCCATCATCGTACGAAAACTGGCCGAGTCATCCGACACCTGA
- the thiL gene encoding thiamine-monophosphate kinase, whose protein sequence is MTNLKKLGEFGLINRFRSRLKSRSPRIKIGIGDDCAVYANGPGTHQIITTDALIENIHFKLSYTSPETLGRKAMSVNVSDIAAMGGTPHLAVVSLAIPKTLPTKFLDRMYEGINQVCKEHSIELAGGDTTASPRHLYINITMVGEVRKNRLFTRSGAGPGDKIFVTGTPGESALGLKLLSSRRKKWLGKQEFQKKMIRTHLDPVPRLHESIKLVNCKAKITSMIDVSDGLAQDLFHICKASKVGAVLREESLPRSPELENLTALNRLNRMDFVLAGGEDYELLFTLKSEDVRKIETLFHNAQTPVTLIGEVSAKPGKTVLIKNDGTTQPLQKFMGFNHFKSKEP, encoded by the coding sequence GTGACGAACTTAAAAAAACTGGGAGAGTTTGGCCTGATAAACAGGTTTCGCTCCCGTCTCAAATCCCGTTCGCCGCGGATAAAAATCGGCATTGGCGACGATTGCGCCGTTTACGCAAATGGGCCGGGAACCCACCAGATCATCACCACGGACGCCCTGATAGAAAACATCCATTTTAAACTCTCTTACACATCTCCCGAAACTCTGGGCCGCAAGGCCATGTCGGTCAATGTCAGCGACATCGCCGCTATGGGCGGAACCCCACATCTGGCCGTGGTTTCCCTTGCCATTCCCAAAACCCTGCCGACAAAATTTCTGGACCGGATGTACGAGGGAATCAATCAGGTCTGCAAGGAGCACAGCATCGAACTTGCCGGAGGAGACACCACCGCCTCGCCACGCCACCTGTACATCAATATAACGATGGTGGGTGAGGTTAGAAAAAACCGGCTGTTCACCCGCTCCGGCGCCGGCCCTGGAGACAAGATATTCGTCACCGGCACTCCCGGCGAGTCCGCACTCGGTTTAAAACTTCTTAGCTCCCGGCGAAAAAAATGGCTGGGTAAACAAGAATTTCAAAAAAAGATGATTCGAACCCATCTCGATCCCGTCCCACGCCTGCACGAATCAATAAAGCTGGTGAATTGCAAGGCAAAAATCACCTCCATGATCGATGTCAGCGACGGGTTGGCACAGGACCTTTTTCATATCTGCAAAGCGTCGAAAGTCGGCGCGGTTCTGAGAGAGGAAAGCCTGCCTCGATCCCCGGAACTGGAGAACCTGACAGCTCTCAACCGGTTGAATAGGATGGATTTTGTTCTGGCCGGCGGGGAGGACTATGAATTGCTGTTTACTTTAAAGTCCGAAGATGTTAGAAAAATTGAAACGCTGTTTCATAATGCCCAAACGCCAGTAACTCTCATCGGAGAAGTGTCCGCTAAGCCGGGAAAAACGGTTCTCATAAAAAATGATGGAACCACCCAACCTCTCCAAAAATTTATGGGATTCAACCATTTCAAGTCTAAAGAGCCATGA